TGGAACCGAAAAATGACTGTCCTAATTCAGCAAGATCATGCTGTCCGACTGTTATGGGGTGAAATTCAAGAGGTAGCGCATTATACGGTATTTCAAGATGGACATCGAGTAGGTCAAACTGCGACACCCGAATGGAAAGGAACGATTGAACCTGAACAGTTTACGCGGTTCGAAATCCGGGTGCTCCGTCCCATTTCAAGAAAATCGATGCCGTTCGCACGGATGATCGAGACATTCGCGCGCGTTACGAATCAGATAAAACAGGAACAAGACCGGGAACGGGAATTTGAACAATTTGTGCTCTATTTTTCCTTGTATCCGACATCTACTCCGCATCTGAAATTTTCTACTTTTCGGTTACGTGTGCTAACGTTCATTGCTCCACCGATTCTCGTGAACCCGAATCCGTTTTCTCCGCATCGTTATTTTGAAGGCGATGCGCGACAATATTCACCTTTTTCAAAAGAGTATCGTACCTTTACAGAAGTCCTGACAAGTATTGGTGAAACGACTCATCAGCTATCAAAACAAGCAAATCCTACCCGCTCTTTTGATGCTCGTCATCAGTTGTATCGGGAAGATGTCGCTTCGACACAACAAATTTACTTGTCAGATCAATCATCTACTCGATATACGCTTCATCATTCTGTCGGTAATCCGCTCGTCGTCTCACCAAACATCGACTACGAAATAACGGTGACACACCAATCAAATCTTTGGCGCATCGCAGGAACGCATCTGCAATCACCGCATCATGAAGTGTACCTAGATGAAGGAGATGATTGTTTCGAAACCATCCACCAAGCCCATGATTTAGGCTTAAGTTTCCTTGGTGACCCGTTGCCAAGTTGTCACTGGCTGCATATGACGAATCAATGAACAAAAAGGAAGCCGCGACCAATTCGTCGCGGCTTTTCGTATTTAGTCATGAAATCGAGCACGTGTCTCCGGAGACGGGAGTGCGCACTCTTGTTTTTGCCCAAACCAACGATGGCGATTGCTCGCAACGAAATCATAGACGCGATCGCGGAGTGAACGTGGAACAATGCGAAGTACACTTAACAGACGCCATCCACCCCGCAAATGACGGGCAATCCGTAACGCTGCGTCCGATTTGATATAAGGCACACCCCGGTCAATTACGACGACACTGTCGATGGATTCCGGGAGATGATGACGCTGGACCAGCTCTTGTCCCGTCTCTCCTTGTAATGAAGCAAAATCATGGTATCCTTGGTCTCGTTTTAAGATGAACTGGACGCTTGCGTCGCAGAGGTTGCATTCTCCATCGAATAAGACAATTGCTTTCATGATTGATTCATCCTTCCTCATCTGTATAGCGAATTGTTTCGTACACTTTCCCTTTACCACACTTCCAGCTGAAACATGCACTTAATTAGTATGTTAAATGCTGATAACGCTTTCTTTACATACCTCGCTTACGCTATACTGTTTTTGTAAACATTTGGATGATAAAATAACGCAGCTAGCGTTTTAAATGCATTTTATTTAAAGGAGAATACATATGACGACACAACCTATTGCCATCGTAACCGGAGCAAGTCAGACGCGCGATATCGGAGCCGCTATTTGCCGTCAGCTCGCCGCGACCGGTCACGATCTCGTCTTTACTTATTTTAAAGCAACAGCCAATTGGCCGGCTAGTTTTACGACTGAACTTCAGAATCAAGGTTCTCGCGTTCTTGCGCTTGAGCTCGATTTAAGTCAAGCAGATGCTGCTGACGAATTATTCGCTCAAGTAGAGGACTTTGGAACACCAAGTATTCTCATCAATAACGCTGCCCATTCGACGATGACGGATTGGCAGACACTTGACGCGAAAAGCCTCGACCAACACTATGCGGTCAATCTCCGTGCTCCATTGTTGCTTGCAACACGGTTTACGAATAGATTCGTTGAGGCGAATCTGACGTCCGGTCGCATCATTCAATTAACGTCCGGTCAGGATCTCGGTCCGATGCCAGACGAGATTGCTTACGCAACGACAAAAGGTGCCTTATCAACCTTTACTAAAACATACGCCGCAGCCGTGGCACCGCTTGGTATCACCGTTAATGCTGTCAATCCGGGTCCGACTGACTCGACTTGGATGGATGAGGCAACACGGACAGCGCTTAAACCTAGTTTTCCATTCGGACGGATTGGTGCTCCTGAAGATGTCGCGCGATTGATTCAATTTCTCGTCAGTCCAGACGGTAGTTGGGTGACTGGACAGGTCATTCATTCCGAAGGTGGCTTTCAACGCTGAACATCAGGATCTAGACAATAATGACCCCTGACCACTTCGGTCAGGGGTCATTCCGTTATCGAAAGACGGGTCCAGTTTCTAACAAAAAATCGTTCCAAGCCGTTTGATGCAAGTCGCTATATAGTTTTGGCATCTGGTCTCTTTCAAAAAAAGCAACGTCTAGTGATTCATCGGGATCAATCGTCAGCTGTCCACCGTTGATGTGGCAAACGAAAAAGTGCACGATCGGTTGAGCGACGTCGCCGGTTGGATAGACTTCTTCATACTTCGAATAGATACCACTTAACCGTTCGATCGTGACATGAAAACCAGTCTCTTCGAAAATCTCACGCTGCGCAGCTTCTACGAGCGATTCTCCTAGTTCAAGTGCTCCACCGGGAAAGCCCCACTCCTGTTGCTCCCGTCGTTTTTGAAGAAGAATGCGCCCCTCCGTGTCGATGACAAAACCATCGGCAAAGTTCAACATCACTTTTTCCTGACCCACCTTACTGCGGAGAAAACGAATGTAGTCCATCTGTCGCCTCCAACTGTTTGAATTGTTTTAGCCAGCCAATCAGTTGATCGATCATCATGTCCGACACGGTGTGATTGATTCCAGAAAAGACACGTAATTCGGTCGCTTGATGAAAACCTGCTTGAATAGCTGACTCAAAGTAAGTCTGTTGAATTGATAACGGAATGATCTCATCAGCATCTCCGTGTAGGAGCAACCGCGGACGCTGATCCATTACATCAATCGGATCAAGCATCCATGGCGCCACTCCTTGCAGTGGCGGTCGACCGTCTCTTTCTCGGAATTGACGTTCGGCTTCAAGATAAGCGCCACCACCATTGATCGCAACGAGGGCTTTAGTCGGGAAACGTGCCAAGATTCCATGCGCAATGAAGCCACCCATCGACACACCGATGACGATCACATCTGAAGCATTCCAACCTGACTGCTTGATGATTTCTGTCGCTTCCGTAATCGATTGCTCGACGACCGACCAAAAATAGGTCGTCGTAACGTCCGGTTCAAATGGATTGTCGAGCGGCTCCCGCTGGTCGTGTCGAATGAGTTCTGGAACGAAGACATCGTATCCTTCGTCAGCGAGTTGCTTAGCAAACGCCAGATAGGAAACAGCTGTACCGCCCCAGCCGTGGTAAAGCAGGATTGCTCCCGTTGGTTGAGAAGCCCGGACGATATGGACAGGAAAATCAAGCTTCATTTCTTTTCTCTTCTTTCGTGCGGACGATCGTCTGTGCGAAGTCATCTTCTGGTAATCGTTGACCATCTTCGAGGAAAGGTTTCCAGTACGGTCGGATCTTAAATAATGAGACCGTGTCACGATAAACCGTTCGCCGGACAACTTGTTTCGTCGTCAACGGCAATCCGTTCTTATCTTCGACCTGAATACCGCAGATCTGACCACCAATCGATTTTCCGTTCAATAGTTTTAATTGTGCGATTTCTCCTAGAAAACTAATCGTCGGTTGTGTCACGACGGCATGGATGACTTCTGATTTCACGCGTCGTAAGACCGTTTTTTCGATGACGACAGAAAGTCCTAAATAGACGGCTTGGTTGATGATGTATGCGCCAATTCGTCGTTTTGTCCTTGAATGCATGAGTGGTCCTCCTTATACGTTGAAGTAGACGACAGCGCCGAGTGCACTGACAGCAACCAAATAAAAGACGATTGCGAGTCGTTTGTTTGCGGCAGAGATATCCTTTCGAACGAGAATTTTACTATACCGAAACGTTAAGAATGCGAATACGAGCAATGCTACGATCACTAATGGCTCCATTTGATTCCCCCCTTTTCTCTCTTATTCTACATGATATGCGTTCTTAAATTGTTATATTTTACAAGTAAAGTAGTATATGCTTGTTCCATACATAATCGATCTTACATTGAAATGAGGTTTTAACTTTGAAGACTACAACCATTTGTTGTCTCGTCGCGTCTAAAACGCCTGGTTATCTCACTCGGGAACTCCCGACACTCGGCATTCATGACGTTCAAATTCGCACTCTTGCTGGTGCCGTCAGCATTGGCGCCGAGCTCCCGCAATGGCTTGAACAAGACATGACGATAACCGACTATCACTATCCGCTCGAGACTGGTTATGAGAGTTACGGCGAAGTAATGGCTGTTGGCGACGCGGTTCAAATCGTCAAGCCAGGTGATCGTGTCATCAGCTTTTATGGTCACAGGGATCAAGCAATCGTTTCGGATTCGAAAATCATTCTTGTTCCTTCCCATATTTCAGCACGCGAAGCTTTACTACTGATCCTGTCTTGTGACGCGGCAAAAGGCGTAAGGAAACTGACATTAACACCAGACTCACGGGTTCTCGTGACCGGAATGGGAACGATCGGTTTACTAGCGGTACACTACTTACGGCATTACTTTAATGTCCGTCAGATTGATGTCATTGAACCACTCGCTTCTCGCGCTGAATTTGCGCGCCAGTTAGGTGCATATGTCGTCACACCAAATTCAGATGTGTATGACGTCGCCATCGAATGTTCCGGACGACAGGCCGCCTTTGCCGAGCTCCAGTCCGCTGTCCGTCCTCATGGAACGATCTGTGTCTTATCGGATGGCAACCGGGAAGCCTTGACGTTAACTCCCGCTTTTCACGCAAAAGAACTACAAATTGTTGCTTCTAGTGATGGTTGGGATTATCGCAAACATGCAGACTGGCTCTTTGCAGACGAGCGTCTCGCAACCTTACCTGATTTGTTCGAACAGGAGACAACGTTTAGCAATCTCGCAAATTGTTTCACTTCCTTGATGCACTCAACGCAACTACCAATCAAAGTGTTCGTCGATTACGACAAGACATGCTGAACGCCGTTCGGATCCGTCCCTACTAGCGACGCGCCAGAGAAGACCGCTTCTTGTAAGACGGTCTTCTCCCCGCGGACGGTTTGAATTTGCGGAATCGGTCGGTCGAACAGCTTCGCTAAATCTTTCTCTAATCCTTCACGTGGCGTCGATAGGACGAGACGCACGAGTTCCGTTCCGTCAGCATCCGCAATCGCATCTTCGTGCGTTTGCAGCTCAATCCGTAATCCGTACGGCGTCTGCAAGAACGTCCGACGCTCGTTCGCTTGGATCGTGAACGATAACGTTCCTGCGCGGTCGAGAATCGCTTGCAAGTCATCCGACTGAATCAAAAACCCGATATGATCAAAACGTACCGTCTTACCGAATCCGATCGTTACGTTGACTGCTCCACGTTTCATTTCAATAATTCGAAACAAGATGTGATCTGTTCGAAAGTCGTCCCATGTCAAGGGCGGATTGAATGCATTGAATTCTCCATCTTTTTTCCCGATGCGCTGGGAAACGTGGAATCCGCGTGCTGTGTACCAGGCTTCTGTTTCTTCCAAATGTGGTGTCCAAATATGATAATGAAATAGCATTTATATACACTCCTTTTCGTTGTTCCAATCGTTCCACGTCATCACTTCGACTTGGTTTGATTCGTTCAAGTACTGTCGTAATAATGGGAGGTGTGCCGCACCGTACAGACAGACAATCCGTTCGGTCGTCTGAGCGAGTTGTAATAGACGAGTAGCAATCTTTTGATTACGAACATGCCAATAGTTATCGATCCAGATTCGCCCATTCTCCAGCCGTTCGATTTCCTTATAGACTGTAGCCGATGCTGTAATCGTCTGTTCATTGTGCAATAGATCGAGCCAATCGGAAAATGATAACTGCTCCATCGCTTGTTCTAACTGATGCGTCCGCTTCGTCTCAGTAGCAATAACCGTCTCGAACTCTTCCGGATGAAGCGCACGAATCTCTCCTAAATTCGGGACATCTGAAACAGATTCATTCCAGTCCACCCCGTGTAGATGCGCTAGTCCAGCCATTCGTGCCAAACGAAAACCAATTTGTTCCCGTTCATTATCGGTTAAATCGCTCTCGTGTTGATACGTTTCATATGTATGTTGCACGTCACCCATCCGTTCAGGTGACGTCTCAAGGGCAACGCATGTTGGTCGAAATGTGTTCAATCGGGCAATGACTTGTTTGATCTCACGTTGCCGTCGTTCTGACGTGACATCAAAAATCGTCGGACGAATCATATCTCCATTTGCTGGTCGATCAAGATGGAACATGCCCATCAGTAAAATCTGAGGTTTCATCAACACTCCCCCTTTTCCTGATTTTACCTTATCCTCTTCCATTAATGCGACAATTACATATTATGAATCTAGGCGAACGATTTTAAGTTACAGAATCGACACTAATTAGTTAACCACCCATAATCAAAAGGAAAATAATCCAATATATGGTATCATTAATCAACATTTATACAAGGAGGTTTCCCATGAAAAAAACACTCGCCATATTTGCAATCGGATTTTTCTTTGTATTAATTGGGTGTAATCCGGATGGAACAGAAGAGAACGGTAGCTACGCCATGATTGTCGTTGTTAATAACAAAGAATATAACGGAACAGAAGAAAAATTAGATGTATTAAAACAACGAAGTGCAGAGATTAGTAAAATACTTAAGAAAACAAAAGCGTATGAAATGCCTCAAGAGAACAGTCAATCGAATTCTTTTTCGGTCGGATCTACCATCTATTCTGTTAAGGGAACAGATGATTTTATCATCGTAAAAGACAAGAAAAATAAAAAATGGCTTTTACAAAAGACCAGGGACATCGAAAAAAAGTTGAACTGACTTACATTTGTGAATCATTATAAAAAATTTGTATTTTAACTAAAAAGTACAGGAACGATTTGCTTATGAGGCGTAGAGTTACAACCTTTTTCTTATCGCTTTAACTAGCACTCTAAAATAAACGCTAATATACAAAAAGTGGACAGAATGCGTCTGTCCACTCGAGTCATCCGGTTAAGCTAGATTTGACCAACAATATTTTTCCGCTTTCCTCGGCATCGATAAAAGAGACCGCTCTAACATCTAACCTAATTTCACGTCCGAACAGCAAATACAATCGCTCCATCAGAAGTTGTTCGTCTGCATCCTTGAACCGCTCCGCGTCAGGAACATAGTAGATCGAGACACTATCTGGTGTCTCCTGCACATACTGAATCCGTCCGATGCTATTTGGCAAATGTTTAACGAGACTCGACAGTTGCGCTTCAAAAATCTTTTGCCCATCCGGTTTTTGGACGAACGCTCGTCCCCTTCCATCAATCGAATCGATGATTGGTCCCGGGTGACCACAGGAGCAGGTACGCTGACTAAGCGTCATCCGATCTCCGACTCGGTATCGAATGAGTGGTGTCCCATGTGTATCAAAACTCGTCACGAGAATCTCCCCATCT
This window of the Exiguobacterium acetylicum genome carries:
- a CDS encoding DUF3238 domain-containing protein — translated: MININHIQIKQNGETVCLTWTGTSNVRLFLNGIPCFIQNANTYQTETLPLFEPLSFELIDSDSKTRIVTALVSSTDDLYWNRKMTVLIQQDHAVRLLWGEIQEVAHYTVFQDGHRVGQTATPEWKGTIEPEQFTRFEIRVLRPISRKSMPFARMIETFARVTNQIKQEQDREREFEQFVLYFSLYPTSTPHLKFSTFRLRVLTFIAPPILVNPNPFSPHRYFEGDARQYSPFSKEYRTFTEVLTSIGETTHQLSKQANPTRSFDARHQLYREDVASTQQIYLSDQSSTRYTLHHSVGNPLVVSPNIDYEITVTHQSNLWRIAGTHLQSPHHEVYLDEGDDCFETIHQAHDLGLSFLGDPLPSCHWLHMTNQ
- a CDS encoding thiol-disulfide oxidoreductase DCC family protein, with amino-acid sequence MKAIVLFDGECNLCDASVQFILKRDQGYHDFASLQGETGQELVQRHHLPESIDSVVVIDRGVPYIKSDAALRIARHLRGGWRLLSVLRIVPRSLRDRVYDFVASNRHRWFGQKQECALPSPETRARFHD
- a CDS encoding SDR family oxidoreductase, which produces MHMTTQPIAIVTGASQTRDIGAAICRQLAATGHDLVFTYFKATANWPASFTTELQNQGSRVLALELDLSQADAADELFAQVEDFGTPSILINNAAHSTMTDWQTLDAKSLDQHYAVNLRAPLLLATRFTNRFVEANLTSGRIIQLTSGQDLGPMPDEIAYATTKGALSTFTKTYAAAVAPLGITVNAVNPGPTDSTWMDEATRTALKPSFPFGRIGAPEDVARLIQFLVSPDGSWVTGQVIHSEGGFQR
- a CDS encoding NUDIX hydrolase, producing the protein MDYIRFLRSKVGQEKVMLNFADGFVIDTEGRILLQKRREQQEWGFPGGALELGESLVEAAQREIFEETGFHVTIERLSGIYSKYEEVYPTGDVAQPIVHFFVCHINGGQLTIDPDESLDVAFFERDQMPKLYSDLHQTAWNDFLLETGPVFR
- a CDS encoding alpha/beta hydrolase yields the protein MKLDFPVHIVRASQPTGAILLYHGWGGTAVSYLAFAKQLADEGYDVFVPELIRHDQREPLDNPFEPDVTTTYFWSVVEQSITEATEIIKQSGWNASDVIVIGVSMGGFIAHGILARFPTKALVAINGGGAYLEAERQFRERDGRPPLQGVAPWMLDPIDVMDQRPRLLLHGDADEIIPLSIQQTYFESAIQAGFHQATELRVFSGINHTVSDMMIDQLIGWLKQFKQLEATDGLHSFSPQ
- a CDS encoding RDD family protein, with translation MHSRTKRRIGAYIINQAVYLGLSVVIEKTVLRRVKSEVIHAVVTQPTISFLGEIAQLKLLNGKSIGGQICGIQVEDKNGLPLTTKQVVRRTVYRDTVSLFKIRPYWKPFLEDGQRLPEDDFAQTIVRTKEEKRNEA
- a CDS encoding alcohol dehydrogenase, with the protein product MKTTTICCLVASKTPGYLTRELPTLGIHDVQIRTLAGAVSIGAELPQWLEQDMTITDYHYPLETGYESYGEVMAVGDAVQIVKPGDRVISFYGHRDQAIVSDSKIILVPSHISAREALLLILSCDAAKGVRKLTLTPDSRVLVTGMGTIGLLAVHYLRHYFNVRQIDVIEPLASRAEFARQLGAYVVTPNSDVYDVAIECSGRQAAFAELQSAVRPHGTICVLSDGNREALTLTPAFHAKELQIVASSDGWDYRKHADWLFADERLATLPDLFEQETTFSNLANCFTSLMHSTQLPIKVFVDYDKTC
- a CDS encoding DUF5694 domain-containing protein, with translation MKPQILLMGMFHLDRPANGDMIRPTIFDVTSERRQREIKQVIARLNTFRPTCVALETSPERMGDVQHTYETYQHESDLTDNEREQIGFRLARMAGLAHLHGVDWNESVSDVPNLGEIRALHPEEFETVIATETKRTHQLEQAMEQLSFSDWLDLLHNEQTITASATVYKEIERLENGRIWIDNYWHVRNQKIATRLLQLAQTTERIVCLYGAAHLPLLRQYLNESNQVEVMTWNDWNNEKECI